The following are encoded together in the Montipora foliosa isolate CH-2021 chromosome 12, ASM3666993v2, whole genome shotgun sequence genome:
- the LOC137979624 gene encoding uncharacterized protein, which yields MNVPAWAFSNLCIGRSYDAKDNSAGVDLFQPDIHIKTQDVNTFSFRYKIIKSNEDVRDLLNISGDISLKIKANILKVEGAGKYISNTKKEEGTTEVLAVMKCTTVNETMDGATTARPEMEKSPSLGSHYVRSVTYGAEMIASLKLKSSSSTGRTTINGKSDGGLDIQGVVHAGLETQLKKLSSECDGASDLSIEYYATDLPEKNPTNLEDLVKLIQEFPSRLKKINEGKGVPIQYELQSIANVFPALDQEHNVRALECEINEVESRYDDLYLAKCLVATYRDTEHDLDKEMREFNSEITKTLRIFSSAISTLDAKRVEKCLQVYADSLDGNDEEGKYVRHWRDMLKKKVPSTNIKLPSGKDLTIALVGKTGNGKSATANRIVGCNHFKSSPSGSSVTKFCAYGSRTEERKLNVIDTPGVLDTSSVKMLKSKILFSSQEKQTQKQILKEVYKIFGMAPKGFDAIIIVVKYGCRFTGEDEQALNLLETFLGTECTNSMILIFTCGDQALFHAKEKGITQEDHIKTWISELPKWVQAFITRINHRWVLFNNHINEAENPEACKKQLSALIEVIDKMNEGRSPFIHYLSEASNEVLEKSIRKALDSSGFESDLQKLEGEEKRIKSSLSGEADIPKEDRKKLEEQLVKINDQRDSKRKEIEDLEKEKLQEQAKEAATESGGETAEKLNDKGSSSSGGCFPESAKVVDKNGFRKTMDSLQSGEYIQVIDNGEICLEPVITFIHRQPEVLQEFLSITTATNKNLKITEDHLLFVKRKGQARAIPARDIEIGDTLYVRENNILTTDTVQAIISVYEKGVYAPVTLSGSILVNDVHTSCYFDVLSHEWSHRAMGAARAMYHVSPWMVEWISGVGEKNGFPGWCRVAHKMLTWLE from the exons ATGAATGTTCCAGCGTGGGCCTTTTCTAATTTATGTATTGGACGTTCTTATGACGCCAAAGATAACAGTGCGGGTGTGGACCTTTTTCAGCCAGATATCCACATCAAAACACAGGACGTGAACACATTCTCGTTCCGTTACAAAATCATAAAATCAAACGAAGATGTCAGAGACTTGCTGAACATATCTGGAGATATTTCTTTGAAGATCAAAGCGAACATTCTCAAAGTAGAAGGAGCAGGGAAGTACATCAGTAACACCAAGAAGGAAGAGGGAACTACAGAGGTCTTGGCTGTCATGAAATGCACAACG GTCAATGAAACAATGGATGGAGCAACGACTGCTAGACCTGAAATGGAGAAATCTCCATCCCTGGGTTCTCACTATGTGAGAAGCGTGACTTATGGCGCTGAAATGATTGCAAGCCTCAAATTAAAGTCATCGTCTTCCACAGGAAG AACGACCATAAATGGTAAATCTGATGGAGGACTTGATATTCAAGGAGTGGTCCATGCCGGCTTAGAAACTCAATTGAAGAAGCTCTCGTCCGAATGCGATGGTGCTAGCGATTTATCTATCGAGTACTATGCAACAGATCTGCCAGAGAAAAACCCAACTAACTTGGAGGACCTGGTGAAACTTATTCAGGAGTTTCCATCaagattgaaaaaaatcaatgaagggAAGGGAGTCCCCATTCAG tATGAGCTTCAATCAATAGCAAACGTTTTCCCGGCGCTGGATCAAGAACATAATGTCCGAGCGCTAGAATGCGAGATCAATGAGGTAGAAAGTCGCTACGACGATCTTTACCTGGCGAAATGTCTTGTGGCCACATATCGAGACACTGAGCATGATTTAGACAAGGAAATGAGAGAGTTCAACTCTGAGATCACCAAGACACTGCGCATTTTTAGCTCTGCTATCTCTACTTTGGATGCAAAAAGAGTGGAAAAGTGCCTTCAAGTGTACGCGGACTCATTGGATGGAAATGACGAGGAAGGAAAATATGTTCGACACTGGAGGGACATGTTAAAGAAAAAG GTACCATCAACCAACATCAAG CTGCCCAGTGGAAAAGACCTAACTATCGCTCTTGTCGGAAAGACTGGTAATGGAAAAAGTGCCACAGCGAACAGAATTGTTGGGTGCAACCACTTTAAATCATCCCCAAGTGGTTCATCTGTCACTAAATTTTGCGCCTACGGCAGTAGAACAGAAGAGCGAAAGCTAAACGTCATAGACACCCCTGGTGTGTTAGATACTTCCTCAGTGAAAATGCTGAAAAGCAAGATCCTCTTCAGCAGCCAGGAAAAACAAAcccaaaaacaaattttgaaggAAGTGTACAAAATTTTTGGAATGGCACCAAAAGGTTTTGATGCAATAATCATAGTGGTGAAGTATGGCTGTAGATTCACAGGAGAGGATGAACAAGCGTTAAATCTCCTTGAAACCTTTCTGGGCACAGAATGCACAAACAGCATGATTCTTATTTTCACCTGTGGAGACCAAGCCCTGTTTCATGCAAAAGAGAAAGGTATAACCCAGGAAGATCACATCAAGACATGGATTTCAGAATTGCCGAAATGGGTGCAAGCATTCATCACTAGGATAAACCACAGATGGGTGTTGTTTAACAACCACATAAATGAAGCCGAGAATCCAGAGGCCTGTAAAAAGCAACTATCTGCGCTTATTGAG GTTATCGATAAAATGAACGAGGGAAGGAGTCCATTTATCCACTATTTAAGTGAAGCCTCCaatgaagtccttgaaaaaagCATCAGGAAAGCATTAGACTCCAGTGGGTTTGAGAGTGATCTTCAAAAGCTAGAAGGAGAAGAAAAACGCATTAAATCTAGTCTAAGTGGAGAAGCTGACATCCCAAAGGAAGACAGAAAAAAATTGGAAGAACAACTGGTGAAAATCAATGACCAACGTGATTCAAAACGTAAGGAGATAGAAGATCTCGAGAAGGAAAAGTTGCAAGAGCAAGCAAAAGAAGCGGCAACAGAATCCGGGGGGGAGACAGCCGAGAAATTGAACGACAAAGGCAGCAGTAGTAGCGGTGGTTGTTTTCCAGAATCGGCCAAGGTTGTTGACAAGAACGGCTTTCGGAAGACCATGGATTCCCTGCAAAGTGGCGAGTACATTCAAGTCATTGACAATGGAGAGATTTGCTTGGAGCCAGTCATCACGTTTATTCACCGCCAACCAGAGGTGCTGCAAGAATTTCTCAGCATCACAACAGCCACCAACAAGAATCTGAAGATCACCGAAGACCACCTTCTTTTCGTGAAACGAAAAGGACAAGCAAGAGCCATTCCCGCCAGAGATATCGAAATAGGAGACACACTCTACGTCCGAGAGAACAACATCCTAACCACTGATACAGTCCAAGCCATCATCAGCGTCTATGAAAAAGGCGTTTACGCTCCGGTGACTCTCAGCGGCAGTATCCTGGTCAACGATGTGCACACCTCGTGCTACTTTGATGTGCTGTCTCATGAGTGGTCCCACAGAGCTATGGGTGCAGCTCGTGCCATGTATCACGTGTCTCCCTGGATGGTTGAGTGGATCAGTGGTGTTGGAGAAAAGAATGGATTCCCAGGCTGGTGCAGAGTAGCTCACAAAATGCTCACCTGGCTTGAGTGA
- the LOC137979628 gene encoding uncharacterized protein — MNIPTFTVPTLSIGSTFDLNRARKGQDIFPSDIPTKTEKVNSFSFRYKVVAENDEVKELLGVPFDLPLRIKASKVSVEGPGKYFTDIKTEEGKTEVLILMKCITVSKRIDHSAKPSEILKRRNVVDGVGTHYVKGVLYGGQMVASIKLSFPPTLRRPNLKGTVQGELPSKDLAQALSQQLNIMSSECEGASSISICYYTTEMPYQPLPTCNLQELITLLQAFRVHTINEGKEIPIEVELQPTEILILSVKTYKPNRVLVKTLEEIENRFDDLRTADYLVKKYHEQNVGELEEDVKRFGEEVREVMKIYVEAISMLNVGGKESQFDGCFTAYESALDGYDEEGKFVQFWRNVLTKTKLPPGKDLSIVLIGQPGSGKSATAISIVGIAGKHIFKTTPWSTTTASSEFQFGCRIEERKIDVLDTPGVLKGELEKEVPKILSKYPNGFDAIVLVAKYGERLTAKDAKALQLLREFLGDKAKDHIILLLTYADQAEHETKEDRVTLSLDAYRELWLQTLPDWAQTFIEEIDERVIFFNNRLSPERNPDAYKIQLSQLIRAIDGIVKTTPPYLQTAESREDLTRKIKKATTKPTKSGRKSQQDGWEVLNVPGYDEPVTVAVSDTQHQGANTDGSLRERVLDFMNTYCTIL; from the exons ATGAATATTCCTACGTTCACTGTCCCCACTTTGAGCATTGGCAGCACATTTGATTTAAACCGTGCAAGAAAAGGCCAAGATATTTTCCCATCGGATATCCCAACGAAGACTGAAAAGGTCAACTCGTTTTCCTTCCGCTACAAAGTCGTCGCGGAAAACGACGAAGTCAAAGAATTATTGGGTGTACCCTTTGATCTGCCATTGAGGATCAAGGCAAGCAAGGTATCTGTGGAAGGTCCAGGGAAATATTTCACCGACATTAAAACCGAGGAAGGAAAAACTGAAGTATTGATTCTCATGAAATGCATCACG GTCTCCAAGAGGATAGACCACTCAGCGAAGCCTAGTGAGATCCTGAAAAGACGAAATGTGGTTGATGGAGTTGGTACCCATTATGTGAAGGGCGTCTTATATGGAGGTCAGATGGTGGCGAGTATCAAACTCAGTTTTCCACCAACCTTAAGAAG ACCTAACTTGAAAGGGACCGTACAGGGAGAATTGCCTTCTAAAGATTTGGCTCAGGCTTTGTCTCAACAACTGAATATTATGTCATCCGAGTGCGAAGGGGCATCCAGCATTTCCATTTGTTACTACACAACAGAAATGCCTTATCAGCCTTTACCGACTTGCAATCTTCAGGAGCTGATAACATTGTTACAGGCCTTCAGAGTACACACAATCAACGAAGGGAAAGAGATTCCTATTGAG GTGGAGCTTCAACCAACAGAGATATTGATACTATCTGTGAAAACATATAAGCCAAATCGGGTTCTGGTAAAAACGTTGGAGGAAATAGAAAACCGCTTTGACGATCTTCGCACTGCTGACTACTTGGTAAAGAAGTACCATGAACAGAACGTTGGCGAGTTGGAGGAAGACGTGAAGCGATTTGGTGAGGAAGTACGTGAAGTGATGAAAATCTACGTGGAGGCCATCTCGATGTTAAACGTGGGCGGAAAGGAAAGCCAATTTGACGGCTGCTTTACGGCTTATGAAAGCGCCTTGGACGGGTATGATGAGGAGGGAAAGTTTGTCCAATTCTGGAGAAACGTTCTGACGAAAACAAAG CTTCCACCAGGGAAAGACCTCAGTATTGTTTTGATCGGACAACCAGGAAGCGGAAAAAGTGCAACCGCAATCAGTATCGTTGGAATCGCTGGAAAGCACATCTTTAAAACAACTCCCTGGTCAACCACTACAGCGTCGTCAGAATTTCAGTTTGGGTGCAGAATAGAGGAGCGAAAGATTGACGTGTTGGACACCCCCGGAGTTCTAAAGGGAGAACTCGAAAAGGAGGTCCCTAAAATTCTCAGCAAGTACCCTAACGGATTCGACGCCATCGTCCTAGTAGCGAAGTATGGCGAAAGGCTGACTGCTAAAGATGCAAAAGCGTTGCAGTTACTGCGAGAATTTTTAGGTGACAAAGCTAAGGACCATATCATATTGCTTCTTACTTACGCAGACCAAGCTGAGCACGAGACTAAAGAAGACAGAGTCACATTGTCCCTTGACGCATACCGTGAGCTCTGGCTGCAAACTCTTCCAGACTGGGCTCAAACGTTTATCGAAGAAATAGATGAAAGAGTCATTTTCTTCAACAACCGATTGAGTCCAGAGAGAAACCCTGACGCTTACAAAATTCAGCTGTCGCAGTTAATCCGG GCAATAGATGGTATTGTCAAAACCACGCCACCCTACTTGCAGACCGCGGAATCTAGAGAAGACTTAACAAGGAAGATAAAGAAAGCCACAACAAAGCCAACTAAAAGCGGAAGGAAGTCTCAACAAGATGGCTGGGAGGTTTTGAATGTACCTGGTTATGATGAGCCAGTTACTGTGGCTGTGAGCGATACACAACACCAGGGTGCGAATACAGACGGTTCTTTGCGGGAGAGAGTACTTGATTTTATGAACACATATTGCACGATCTTGTAA
- the LOC137978934 gene encoding basic salivary proline-rich protein 1-like: MKKTFILTLLTILGSLCNGKPVNKKKLKDKSNRDRLCFDKDVKYCRKWASRGYCPKSPTVMSGKCKLACKMCSPDVIEIDDDSRCNHWKINYLCGKVNHQPYMLKHCKFSCKGYVALPRPPKKKLEDPFGMAGQFGRPNNPLGPQRFGQQPIGPQPFRQQQYGQEPFAQRPYGPQQPPQPYVQPPVQQPFVQPSYGQKQFAQQSFGQPFMGQQPQYGMLPGYGQQGQQPPQAWQPCGQPQMTSPCPPPCPPQPQPCPPPCPPQPQPCGGSPVAPPLPPRPPLPPPPPPLQPPVKPTEEGKEGKEEKEGKEKEGKKPPAVPPHRAPYRPPPLSPYGRLPYGQQPPNGLQPPYEPQPPYRQQLSYGQPLPNEQQQLYPQQQPYGQPPYAQQYGQQPAAFQPPNPSQLRPAPPPVQPAQPIQPPVQPQMQPTGAATAAAPQLPSASSAQQPLPAAPAAGAQTAPSNPMPAAPAPGAEPPQADSAQGGQTYVIQHPWPGTEGPLTIKKEGVEGKNAQPKNNPPEDAVIVA; this comes from the exons ATGAAGAAGACTTTCATACTGACACTACTGACGATACTCGGTTCCCTATGCAATGGAAAACCAgttaacaaaaagaaattgaaggACAAATCTAACCGCG accGTCTTTGTTTTGACAAAGATGTCAAATATTGCCGGAAGTGGGCATCTAGGGGTTATTGCCCGAAAAGCCCAACAGTTATGTCgggaaaatgcaaattagcTTGCAAGATGTGTTCTCCCG ACGTGATTGAAATAGATGATGACAGCCGATGCAATCATTGGAAAATCAATTATCTCTGTGGAAAGGTCAATCATCAACCTTATATGCTCAAACATTGCAAATTCAGTTGCAAGGGCTACGTAGCTCTTCCTCGCCCTCCCAAGAAGAAACTGGAAGACCCATTTGGTATGGCAGGGCAATTTGGACGGCCTAACAATCCACTTGGCCCCCAGCGTTTTGGACAGCAACCAATTGGACCACAGCCCTTCAGGCAACAGCAGTATGGACAAGAACCATTTGCACAACGGCCATACGGACCACAACAACCACCACAACCCTACGTACAACCACCTGTTCAACAACCATTCGTACAGCCGTCTTATGGCCAGAAACAGTTTGCACAGCAGTCTTTCGGACAACCATTTATGGGACAACAACCTCAATACGGTATGCTTCCAGGGTATGGTCAACAAGGCCAGCAACCTCCACAAGCCTGGCAACCATGTGGTCAACCTCAGATGACCAGTCCTTGCCCTCCACCATGCCCACCACAGCCTCAGCCATGTCCTCCACCTTGCCCGCCACAGCCACAACCTTGTGGTGGTAGTCCAGTAGCACCTCCGCTGCCCCCACGacctcctcttcctcctcctcctcctccactACAACCACCGGTAAAACCAACTGAAGAAGGGAAGGAAGGGAAAGaggaaaaggaaggaaaggagaAAGAAGGGAAGAAACCACCTGCTGTTCCCCCTCACAGAGCACCTTATCGTCCACCACCATTATCGCCATACGGGCGATTGCCTTACGGTCAGCAGCCACCTAATGGACTGCAGCCACCTTATGAACCGCAACCGCCTTATAGACAGCAACTGTCTTACGGACAGCCGCTACCCAATGAACAGCAACAGTTGTACCCCCAACAGCAGCCATACGGACAGCCACCATATGCTCAACAGTACGGTCAACAACCTGCTGCTTTCCAACCACCAAACCCATCTCAACTTCGGCCAGCTCCTCCTCCTGTACAACCAGCACAACCAATTCAACCACCTGTTCAACCTCAAATGCAGCCAACTGGCGCAGCTACAGCCGCGGCTCCTCAACTACCTTCTGCTTCTAGTGCCCAACAACCCTTACCAGCTGCTCCTGCTGCTGGCGCCCAAACGGCTCCTTCAAACCCAATGCCTGCAGCTCCAGCTCCAG GTGCTGAACCTCCACAAGCGGATTCTGCACAGGGTGGCCAAACCTATGTAATTCAGCATCCATGGCCAGGAACAGAAGGACCACTTACTATAAAGAAGGAGGGTGTTGAAGGAAAGAACGCTCAACCTAAGAACAATCCACCTGAAGATGCTGTAATTGTAGCTTAA